TTTATCTCATGGGTTGTTGTCGGCGCGATTGCCTATAACCTGCTCAATTATGATATCGGTACTGTGAATGCTCTGCTTAGAGGCCTCGGCCTAGAGCCTATCGATATTTACAATACACCTGCCTACTGGCCGTATATCCTAGTTCTCGTGTCCGCATGGAAGGGTCTCGGATACGGAACGGTGATGTATTTGGCCGCGATTACTGGCATTGACACCGAACAATACGAAGCGGCTGAAATCGATGGCGCCAATATTTTTCAACGGATCCGGAAAGTGACGATTCCAAATCTTTATCCGACGATTATTATTCTAGTGCTGCTGGCGGTCGGGAACATCTTCCGTGGAGATTTCGGGATGTTCTATAACATGATTGGCAACAACGGTTTGTTGTTCTCTTCGACAGACGTTATTGATACTTTCGTGTTCAGGTCGCTGATTACTTCGAATGATATTGGTATGTCGGCTGCGGCTGGCGTTTTCCAATCGGTTCTTGGCTTCGCGACGATCATGACTGTGAACTATGCTGTCCGTAGATACGATAAAGACCGCGCCCTATTCTAATCGCAAAAGGGTAAAGTTTTCATAATGGAGGTAACGATATGAAGCAGCTCGATCGTAAAATATTCTCGGGTATTGGTTATGTATCCCTAATCTTTCTCGCAATTTTATGTATATTCCCGTTTATACTTGTCGTATCTTCATCACTGACGGAAGAAACTAAAATTCTAACAGATGGCTATCAATTTATACCGACTGCCTTCTCAACGGAAGCCTACAGCATTTTGTTTAAGTATCCCGATCAAATGATTCAAGCCTACATGGTGACCATAGGCGTTACAATAATGGGCACAGTGCTTGGCCTATTTCTAACTTCGATGACGGCTTATGCGCTATCCAGAAAAGATTTCAAGTGGCGGAATAAATTCTCGTTCTTCTTCTTCTTTACGACTTTATTTAACGGCGGTCTGGTTCCGTGGTATCTGCTTATGGTCAATTACCTCCATATAAAAGATACACTAATGGCTTTAGTGATTCCGATGATGCTCAACGTCTTCTACATCATTGTCATGAAGTCGTTTATGGGCAGCATTCCAGAAGCGATTGTGGAATCGGCCAAAATTGACGGTGCAGGCGATTTTAAGATTTATGCTCGTCTAATCCTACCTCTTTCTAAGCCGGCGCTAGCTACTATTGGTTTGTTTCTGGCCCTTGCCTATTGGAACGACTGGTACAATGCACTTCTATTTATTTCCGATGAGAAACTGATGCCGCTTCAATATTATTTGTACAAAATGCTTGGCAATATGGACGGTATGCGAAAAGCCATGATGGGTGCAGGGGCAGTCGTAACCACATCGATCCCAAGCGAGAGCTTGAAGATGGCAATGACGGTTGTGGCCACCGGTCCGATCTTGCTAGCCTATCCATTCGTTCAGAGATATTTCGTCCAAGGCTTGACGATTGGCGCTGTGAAAGGATGAACCCGGGGAAATCCGGTTTATCAATATAATGAATACAAGGGGGAAGGCTTGAAATGCTGAGAAAAAATAGATTCATTATGCTCGCACTCGTTTTAACCTTCGTAATGATTTTGAGCGCATGTGGTGGCGGCAACAACAATGCCAATGCGCCCGCTAAGGCTACAAATAATGCAGCTGAGGCAAAAAGTGAACCTACAGAAACAGCGAGTGCAACGAATGCAGCCGAAACTTCAGATACCATCGACACCTCTAAAGAAGTAAAGCTAAAAATGATCTTCGTTGGGCCTAAACCGATAGACTATGATAGTGTTTTTGCTGAAATTAACAAAAAGCTGAAAGAAAAAATTAATGCGACCCTTGAGGGCGAGTTCTTGGACTGGTCTGACTGGGCTCAAAAATACCCGTTGAAGCTGGCGGCAAATGAAGATTTCGATCTCATCTATTCGGCAAACTGGGCCGGTTATAATGATCAGGCGCTGAAAGGCGGATTTCTAGAATTGACCGACGAGCTGCTTACCAAATATATGCCGCAAACTAAGGCAGCTATGTCAGATGTGAGCTGGGATCAGGCAAAAGTAAACGGTAAGCTGTACATGGTTCCGCAAAACAGAGGGGAATCTGTTGAAAAGCTAATTCTCTATCGTGAAGATTTGCGTAAGAAATACAATCTTCCTGAAATCAACAGCCCGGAAGCATATGCTACTTATTTGAAGACGATAGCAGAAAAGGAAAAAGGAATTACACCTTTCACTCCGGAAACAGGAGACTGGAAGTATCATAATTTGGACCGTGTATTACTGAAGCAACAAACTGAATGGAATATGTTTGACCTCGACCTTCCGTTTGCCTTCAAATTGACTGATGAAACAGGTAAAGTCTTTAACGTCTATGAAACGCAAGAGTTCAAAGATTTGCTCGTGTATTACAAGGATCTCGCTGATAACAATGCTTGGTCGAAAAACGTCCTGAACAGTAAAAATGATCATCAGGCGGATTTTAAAGCAGGCAAAACCGCTTCGATTACGCATAATAACGGAACACTTGGAGCACTCATGGCTTTGATGCGCCAAGAAAATTCTCCTTATGAAGTAGCACTGGCCGACATCAACCAAGGTAAGAAAAAATCAGTGGCGATTTCTACACAAAACGGTACGTCGATTCATGCGACCTCCAAAAATGTAGAACGTTCCTTGATGCTGATCGATCTGATGCAAAATGATAAAGAACTGCATGATCTAATGATGTACGGCATTAGTGGCGTGCACTATGAACCGGTTGGCGACACTAAATATAAAGCACTCGACAAAAATCCGAACTTTACCGGCTTTTCAAATTGGAACTTCAACTCGCCACTCAATCTTGACAATGAAGCATTCCCTCAAGAAGCTAACGATCTAGCTAAGGGCTGGGAAGCTAACGTCTACCACTATGCCCTTGAAACCTTTGTATTCGACAATAGCAAAGTGAAGACAGAGATTGCCAATGTGGGCAACGTGATGCTCCGTTATGCAATTCCACTCGAGTACGGCGTAATTAAAGATATCGATAAAGGTCTTGCAGACCTGAATAAGCAGCTGAAATCAGCTGGCATTGATAAAATTCAAACCGAACTGCAAGCTCAAATTGATGCATTCTTGGCGAACAAGTAAGAGAGTATAAGGATGAAAACCTCCGCCCAATAGGGGTGGAGGTTTTTGCTATGTAGAGAAGCAATCTAAAAGTCTCTCTCATTGATCTGAGAAAGACTACTTTCTTGACACCTTTTTAATTAGTAGTAACATAAGATTTGATGGAAATAATATGAAGTTATGGAGGCGTTAATTGTTGAAGAGATTGTCGATTCTAGCAATTATCTGTGTTTTGGTATTTAGTGTAGGTCTTATTCCTGCTCCTGCATCAGCAGCTTCTAAGGGATCCCATATCTTTGTGGACGGGGTACCACTGAATTCGAGATCTGTGAGCAAGAATGGGGTATCGTTCGTACCTTTCCGGGAACTGTTCGAAAAGCTGAAAATGAATATCGGCTATGATGCGAAACTGAAACAAGTTACTGGCACCAAGGGTGATTTGAAGATCACATTTACGATTGGTAGCAAAACAGCATTCGTCAATGGTCAGAAGAAAGCACTACAAGCGGCGCCCTTCGCCCAGAATGGAACAACGTTAATTCCAGTTCGTATCGTTGGGGAAGCAACGGGGAATGCCGTCTATTATTCAGCATCAGCCGATGTTATTCAAATTAATAGCCCGTCCTTTAAAGGGGCTTCTTACACTATTGACGGGATTCCTATCTTATTTAATGCCAATGGAACGGTGCTGTTCGGCCCCAGTGCCGTGAAGGACATGAATCAGCAAAAAGAATTGGCGGAGAACGAAGCCATTAAAGAGTTCACTACCAATGCTCCTAAAATCCGTATTGTTGGAGTACCTCCGACACAAGAGCAATCCAAAGAACCTGGATATAAAGGTTACCCGGATTATTTTGACGCCAATTATTCAGCTGCAGCTGGGAATAAGGAATTGTCGCCGCCGCTGATGAGCGAAGGCTGGATTTCCTTAGCAATGCTCTCAGAAATCGAGAAAATCAGCAACCTTGGCAATAGTGATTCCAACATTCTTAGTATAGGTAAATATGCCGGAATGAATATGATTAGGTACAATATCGTTATGACTGATGAATATAAGAAAGCAAATAAAGGCGATTTTACGTTAAGTGATATACGTGTCAAGAAGTATAAAGGTACGATGTATCTGAACATAGAAGATTTAAAGACAGCTGGCCTTATTGAGGCTAATTAAGTTATTTTGTTCAATAGCAGGACGCTCTAGTTAGGCCTTAGCCGCTTGCGATATCGACATTCGCAAGCGGTTATTTCTATTACCCACGAAGACCGTCACATAAGATCGATACGACGCGGTCCGGATAAGTTCCGCCGTTGCTGGTTGTGCGTGGGAGGCTTCTTTATCCGACTAAATACAACTGTGATTACTTTCTCAACGCGGCAGCAGGCTCTGTGTGGATTAGCTTATGGCTAGCGATTATGCTAATTACAATAACAACAACACCTGTAGAAAGTATTGATAGTAAGATTTGTAATGGAGTAATGATAATTGCTAAATCAAAGATCCTACCGATTACATAAGTACAACCCACAAGGGCAGCATTAAAGATAGCCGACATTGCCGATAAAAGCAGATTTTCGCTGACAATCATTTTTTGTATGGTTCCTTTATTAAATCCCAAGGCTGATAGCAGCCCTAATTCCTTATATCTCGAATTTTGGAGTTTAATAAGTAATACTATGCTGATAAACAAACCAATTGCCAAAATTAAAATAGAAACGATAAAGAATAAGCGGTTAAGGCTGGTGAATGTACTTTGTAATGCTTCTACTTCTGTGGCTGCTGTTTTACTGTCTATTTTTTTGTCAGTAAGCATTTGACTTACTGGAACAATATCTTCAAAGTTTTTTACATCGTAACTAATTGAATAGGTTTTCTCGCCATACATATGTTTATAAAATTCCCGTTCAATATCAGAGCTTACATAGAAATCATCGTAGGCCGCATTATAAATCCCGCTTATCGTAAGCTTGTATTCTTTATCCCCATATTTTAAGGTGACTTCTTTGCCAAGTAAGCGACTAATATCATTATCAAACTTTTTAGCAAGGCTCGGACTAAGTGTCATTTCCATTTCACCTGCTTTTGGCATAGCACCGTATGACATATGTTCAATAGCTTTAGGCATAGGGTATTTTTCTGCCATAGTTTCGGTTTTATCGCCCAAACTTAAAGTGACATCATTTATTTTGTATTGATAATAAACATTTTCGATACGTTCATCGGTATTCAGTATTTTTGCAAGGGTTCCATCATCTTCACCTTTAATGTAACCGTTGCTAAAGGCTGTATTTTTATCCTTAAAATCTGAGATGGACTTGTCCATAATATTGCCCGAAGATAAGGACAACATAAATGCAAGAATACCAATGGAAATTGCCAAGCTGACAGCAATATAGCGGGTGATGTGGACTTTGAAGTTCTTAAGTCCCCGCTTAAACGCAGATACGTTGATAGTTTTATTGAAGCTGAGTTTAGTATCAGTAGTGGCATCCGATTGGTTATCAATTTCTTTTGCGATCATTTTTCCGTTTTCGATATGAAGGATGTCATCTGCAAAGCTACAAATCTTCTGATCGTGAGTAATTACAATGACTAAACGTTCTTTTGAAATTTCTTTTAGAATCTCCATAATTTCAGTGGAATTGTTACGATCTAAAGCTCCTGTCGGCTCGTCTGCCAAAACAATACGAGGATTACTGATTAATGCTCTTGCAATAGCCACTCTTTGTTTTTGACCACCAGAAAGATTTTCGATTTTTTCATTCGTTTTTTGTGATAATCCCAGTTTACTTAACAGCTCTATGGCGTTATTTTTATTGTCCTCTTCACTTAAAGTGTTGAGCTCACAAGACAGTAAGATGTTCTCAAGTACGGTATATCCGCTTAAAAGATGGTAATTTTGAAAGATAAACCCGATACTATCTCTACGATAGGCACATAATTCATCAGCGTTCAGCTTGCTAATAGAAGTACCCCAAACCGTAATATCCCCACTGTATTGGCTATCAAAGCCCGCAATCATATTAAGCAGCGTGCTTTTACCGCAGCCTGATGCACCTAAAAGGCAAATAAGTCCTTGGTTTGGAAGGTTAAAGCTTACATCATCAAATATAAGTGACTGGCCGTATGTTTTTTTAAGGTTTTTTATCTGGATCATTATTTGTCACCTGTCTTCAAAGCTGTGAGTGTATTTGTTTTTAAGAAAGTAATCATATTTGTAAAGTAACCCACAACAGCCATTACAACAATCAATATCAACCCTGTTAACAGCATTTTTAAAGTAAGGATGTTAACGTCGAACAAGTTTTTGGTGGCTAAATTGATAAGGGGTGATGTAACAAGCATAAGCACAATTGCTGTAATGGTTTCTAATATCCTATCTGTCAAATTAAGTAGACTCAAATGAGCATTATTAAAGCCGCTAACTTTATAAATGGCAAATTCTCTTTTTCTCATTAAGCCTGTGATTAAGAAGATGGCAATAATCATGACGACAGACAAAATTCCTATGAGCATACTTGCGGAGCCGGACTGTTCGGTTGTTTGCTGATTTAAATTAACAATATTCTCAACCAGTTCAAATCTGCCAAGAGGTACAATGCCTCCTGCGTTAAGCTCATTTTTAATAGAAATCATATCCGTAGGTGTCTTTGCTCGAATAAGAAAATTCATACTGTTAGTCGTAATCCCTGCTTGTCCTCTCATATCATCAAGTGCAGCTTTATCAAAGATGAAAGAGTCATCCACAGAGTATTCTGCCATTTGTCCTTGACTTTCATAATAGACGGTAGTGTCAGCGACACCTACAATATTTACAGTTTTGGATACGGGCTTTTTAACAGGCTCACCTGTGTCCCAATTATAAATAGAGCCATTAAAATCAATTGCTGTACCTATGGCTTGCTCGTTGGATATTCCCAATGCTTTTACAAAACTTTCTGGGACTACAACCTCGTTGTCGCCTGTCGTCAGTTTACCTGCTACCAGCTTATTGATTACCGGAGCGTTTCCTGAGCTTTGTATTGGATATTCTTTGCCGTTAACCGTTACTTTTATATCATTAAAAGCTTGTAAAAAAACAGCAAATTCACTTCGCTCATCACCTACATATTTATCATACAAGCCATTAGTATCCTGCGTTACATTAGCGTTAGGCTGTTCATCCTGCGTATCACCTGCGCCTGCCGCACTTACAAAGCTGTTAACTACACTAATAT
This window of the Paenibacillus sp. FSL R10-2734 genome carries:
- a CDS encoding ABC transporter substrate-binding protein, with amino-acid sequence MLRKNRFIMLALVLTFVMILSACGGGNNNANAPAKATNNAAEAKSEPTETASATNAAETSDTIDTSKEVKLKMIFVGPKPIDYDSVFAEINKKLKEKINATLEGEFLDWSDWAQKYPLKLAANEDFDLIYSANWAGYNDQALKGGFLELTDELLTKYMPQTKAAMSDVSWDQAKVNGKLYMVPQNRGESVEKLILYREDLRKKYNLPEINSPEAYATYLKTIAEKEKGITPFTPETGDWKYHNLDRVLLKQQTEWNMFDLDLPFAFKLTDETGKVFNVYETQEFKDLLVYYKDLADNNAWSKNVLNSKNDHQADFKAGKTASITHNNGTLGALMALMRQENSPYEVALADINQGKKKSVAISTQNGTSIHATSKNVERSLMLIDLMQNDKELHDLMMYGISGVHYEPVGDTKYKALDKNPNFTGFSNWNFNSPLNLDNEAFPQEANDLAKGWEANVYHYALETFVFDNSKVKTEIANVGNVMLRYAIPLEYGVIKDIDKGLADLNKQLKSAGIDKIQTELQAQIDAFLANK
- a CDS encoding ABC transporter permease subunit, whose amino-acid sequence is MKGHTFWSDLKNYRVLLLMLAPAVAFFLLFAYVPMAGIIIAFKHYDYAGGIFGSAWNGLDNFRFFFESGDAWRVTRNTALYNIAFIVVNNSLQIFAAIMLFEVGGKWFRKITQSALFLPYFISWVVVGAIAYNLLNYDIGTVNALLRGLGLEPIDIYNTPAYWPYILVLVSAWKGLGYGTVMYLAAITGIDTEQYEAAEIDGANIFQRIRKVTIPNLYPTIIILVLLAVGNIFRGDFGMFYNMIGNNGLLFSSTDVIDTFVFRSLITSNDIGMSAAAGVFQSVLGFATIMTVNYAVRRYDKDRALF
- a CDS encoding carbohydrate ABC transporter permease; translated protein: MKQLDRKIFSGIGYVSLIFLAILCIFPFILVVSSSLTEETKILTDGYQFIPTAFSTEAYSILFKYPDQMIQAYMVTIGVTIMGTVLGLFLTSMTAYALSRKDFKWRNKFSFFFFFTTLFNGGLVPWYLLMVNYLHIKDTLMALVIPMMLNVFYIIVMKSFMGSIPEAIVESAKIDGAGDFKIYARLILPLSKPALATIGLFLALAYWNDWYNALLFISDEKLMPLQYYLYKMLGNMDGMRKAMMGAGAVVTTSIPSESLKMAMTVVATGPILLAYPFVQRYFVQGLTIGAVKG
- a CDS encoding ABC transporter ATP-binding protein/permease; translation: MFEIKNVSKQYNGEFALNNISFKLGKGLNFIVGASGSGKTTLLKIISGMEQEFEGEAHYCDKNIKTLTPKEKSYFYNNTFGFIWQDFNLLEDLTVLENVLLPHYLKNNQNKQKADTILKDLKIIELAQQKVKNLSGGQKQRVAIARELMKNPKVIIADEPTSALDEKTAKMTMDILRSISKYKTVIIVTHDTQLIDNNSNILTLDKGEMVTSPQVVAPEAEGLKYYENHRLSIKNAFSIAKSNVTRKFGRFVVSALALMVAGILCLTTVSGAIENSSQGQFDKLIDAYGEGLKDISVVNSFVSAAGAGDTQDEQPNANVTQDTNGLYDKYVGDERSEFAVFLQAFNDIKVTVNGKEYPIQSSGNAPVINKLVAGKLTTGDNEVVVPESFVKALGISNEQAIGTAIDFNGSIYNWDTGEPVKKPVSKTVNIVGVADTTVYYESQGQMAEYSVDDSFIFDKAALDDMRGQAGITTNSMNFLIRAKTPTDMISIKNELNAGGIVPLGRFELVENIVNLNQQTTEQSGSASMLIGILSVVMIIAIFLITGLMRKREFAIYKVSGFNNAHLSLLNLTDRILETITAIVLMLVTSPLINLATKNLFDVNILTLKMLLTGLILIVVMAVVGYFTNMITFLKTNTLTALKTGDK
- a CDS encoding copper amine oxidase N-terminal domain-containing protein: MLKRLSILAIICVLVFSVGLIPAPASAASKGSHIFVDGVPLNSRSVSKNGVSFVPFRELFEKLKMNIGYDAKLKQVTGTKGDLKITFTIGSKTAFVNGQKKALQAAPFAQNGTTLIPVRIVGEATGNAVYYSASADVIQINSPSFKGASYTIDGIPILFNANGTVLFGPSAVKDMNQQKELAENEAIKEFTTNAPKIRIVGVPPTQEQSKEPGYKGYPDYFDANYSAAAGNKELSPPLMSEGWISLAMLSEIEKISNLGNSDSNILSIGKYAGMNMIRYNIVMTDEYKKANKGDFTLSDIRVKKYKGTMYLNIEDLKTAGLIEAN
- a CDS encoding ATP-binding cassette domain-containing protein — protein: MIQIKNLKKTYGQSLIFDDVSFNLPNQGLICLLGASGCGKSTLLNMIAGFDSQYSGDITVWGTSISKLNADELCAYRRDSIGFIFQNYHLLSGYTVLENILLSCELNTLSEEDNKNNAIELLSKLGLSQKTNEKIENLSGGQKQRVAIARALISNPRIVLADEPTGALDRNNSTEIMEILKEISKERLVIVITHDQKICSFADDILHIENGKMIAKEIDNQSDATTDTKLSFNKTINVSAFKRGLKNFKVHITRYIAVSLAISIGILAFMLSLSSGNIMDKSISDFKDKNTAFSNGYIKGEDDGTLAKILNTDERIENVYYQYKINDVTLSLGDKTETMAEKYPMPKAIEHMSYGAMPKAGEMEMTLSPSLAKKFDNDISRLLGKEVTLKYGDKEYKLTISGIYNAAYDDFYVSSDIEREFYKHMYGEKTYSISYDVKNFEDIVPVSQMLTDKKIDSKTAATEVEALQSTFTSLNRLFFIVSILILAIGLFISIVLLIKLQNSRYKELGLLSALGFNKGTIQKMIVSENLLLSAMSAIFNAALVGCTYVIGRIFDLAIIITPLQILLSILSTGVVVIVISIIASHKLIHTEPAAALRK